TCATAGTTCCCATATTCATTCCATTAGGTTGAGAAGGAGTTGCTTTAGTCATTAAATATGATGGAATATATGTAGATAGAGCAGCTAATATTGGAAGTATATGCAATGAATCTGGAGCAAATAAATCTTTAATCCATAAGAATGATGCTCCTTCTATTCCTTGTATTTCCATAAAGACATAATATAACGCCATTAATATTGGTAATGGAAGTAGTGATGGGACACATCCCCCTGCCATACTAACATTATTATCTTTATACAATTTCATTACTTCAGCATTTAATTTTTGTGGATCATCTTTATACTTTTCCTGAATTTTTTTCATCTCTGGTTGAATCTTCTGCATACCTCGTGTAGATTTTGCAGCCTTAATATTAAATGGCAATATTAATATTCTTATAATTAATGTAAAAACAAATATTGCTAAAACATATGATAATCCAACATCTGATACTCCCATGCCAACAATGAAATTATGCAGGGAATCAAATATACCTTTCATAAAATCAACTATCGATTGAAACATTAAAATATATACCTCCTAGTATTCATCTTACTGGGTCATATCCACCTTTACAAAAAGGGTTACATCTTAATATTCTGTAAACTGCCATAATTGTTCCCTTTAAAGCTCCATACTTATTTATTGCATCTAGAGCATATTGCGAACAAGTTGGCATAAACCTACAGCATGCTGGCCTTCCTGGTGAAATATGTTTTCTGTAAAAGTTAATTAAGTTTATTAGTAATTTCTTCATTATTATATAAGCCTGCCTTTTTAATTAAATTTTTCATAGCAGTTTCTACTTCAAAATAACTTTTATCTTTAATTGGATTTCTTGCTATAAAAATAAAATCATATCCTTTTATTATATAATTATAATTTAATCTAAAGCTTTCACTTATTAATCTTTTGCATCTACTTCTAACAACACTATTTCCTACTTTTTTACTTACGGAAATACCTAGTTTATTATAATAATTAAAACTTACATCTCTATTTTTTTTATTCTTAAATATATACATGACTAAGAGTTCATTTGCAAATGACTTTCCGCGTCTATATATAATTGTAAATTCAAAATTTTTTTTTAATCTATAAATCATAGATGTTTTTATACTCCTTTTTTCCCTGCATTTGCAGAAAAAAGGCCACTTAATGCGGCCCTTATGCTGTTAATTTTTTTCTTCCTTTTTGTCTTCTGTTCTTA
The window above is part of the Clostridium saccharoperbutylacetonicum N1-4(HMT) genome. Proteins encoded here:
- a CDS encoding membrane protein insertase YidC, with amino-acid sequence MFQSIVDFMKGIFDSLHNFIVGMGVSDVGLSYVLAIFVFTLIIRILILPFNIKAAKSTRGMQKIQPEMKKIQEKYKDDPQKLNAEVMKLYKDNNVSMAGGCVPSLLPLPILMALYYVFMEIQGIEGASFLWIKDLFAPDSLHILPILAALSTYIPSYLMTKATPSQPNGMNMGTMNLAMAGMMGVMSWQFKSILVLYWIMGNLIQTIQTYFLNYRPAIKEANEAKESKVESDKFVMAVEEPKNSASKKRKKK
- the rnpA gene encoding ribonuclease P protein component, producing MIYRLKKNFEFTIIYRRGKSFANELLVMYIFKNKKNRDVSFNYYNKLGISVSKKVGNSVVRSRCKRLISESFRLNYNYIIKGYDFIFIARNPIKDKSYFEVETAMKNLIKKAGLYNNEEITNKLN
- the yidD gene encoding membrane protein insertion efficiency factor YidD yields the protein MKKLLINLINFYRKHISPGRPACCRFMPTCSQYALDAINKYGALKGTIMAVYRILRCNPFCKGGYDPVR